From Sporosarcina sp. FSL K6-3457:
AAAATCTTGTTGGCACAGCTGAACAAATTTTATCCACAGGTGGTCTTGAGCCTTTGTCGGTTATTTATGACGTGCGTGATGGTGAAGCAATGAAACAAGCTCTTCTTCAAATCAAAAAGACTTTTGGCCGTTTGAACGGACTTGTGAATAACGCAGGCATTATGACAGAAGGACTGCTTGCAATGACCAAGACAGATGACGTTCAACAGATGATCGATGTCAATGTCATTGCTGTGCTTCAACATATGCAGTTTGCGTCTCGTTTGATGATGAAAGAACGTGCTGGATCGATTGTCAATCTTAGCTCAATCATTGGCACTCGAGGAAGTGAAGGCAGTGTAGCATATTCTGCAAGTAAGGCGGCAATTGTTGGTGCGACGTTGTCTGCTGCGAAAGAGTGGGCAAGTGCAGGTATTCGTGTGAACGCTGTTGCTCCAGGTTTTATTGAGACGGATTTGACAGTTCACTATGAAGGTGAGAAAAAAGAGCAGTTACTTGAAGCGATTAAAATGAACCGTTTTGGTCGAGCGGATGAAGTCGCAGATGTGATTCATTTCTTGTTGTCCAATCGTTCTTCTTATGTAACGGGGCAAGTGATTGGCGTCGATGGAGGCATGGTGATATAACCATGTCTTTTTTGATATAGTAAGAGATAGGAAAGGTGTGAGAATCATGTTTTATGAAAAATGGAATTTAGGCAATCGCCCTGCTGTTGTGACACCGGGACGAACGTATACATATGAGGAATTGAATAACGATATAGAAGAACTGTCCATGGGGTGGCAGTCAAAACAAAAAG
This genomic window contains:
- a CDS encoding SDR family NAD(P)-dependent oxidoreductase — its product is MRLDGQVVLVTGASRGIGQATAICLAKAGAQVVIHGRSEENLVGTAEQILSTGGLEPLSVIYDVRDGEAMKQALLQIKKTFGRLNGLVNNAGIMTEGLLAMTKTDDVQQMIDVNVIAVLQHMQFASRLMMKERAGSIVNLSSIIGTRGSEGSVAYSASKAAIVGATLSAAKEWASAGIRVNAVAPGFIETDLTVHYEGEKKEQLLEAIKMNRFGRADEVADVIHFLLSNRSSYVTGQVIGVDGGMVI